Proteins co-encoded in one Metabacillus sp. KUDC1714 genomic window:
- a CDS encoding CBO0543 family protein: MYLLLAGTFFIIIAIYFVDWAMWKEFYPTIQFYIICNLLYNFIFYHHTLWSYDTSSKVWLKHTFIEILFSFIIIPVIIMIYLRFIPSGRKGIIYIVLWIFCFWLTEVMFKKMGYFVYNNEWNEWWSLLFNMIMFPILRLHSKKPLIAIIISVPIILILLLFFHPSLNEIK; the protein is encoded by the coding sequence ATGTATTTATTATTAGCTGGGACATTTTTCATCATAATTGCTATTTATTTTGTAGATTGGGCAATGTGGAAAGAATTTTATCCAACAATTCAATTCTACATTATCTGTAACCTGCTATATAATTTTATTTTTTATCATCATACATTATGGTCTTACGATACATCCTCCAAAGTATGGTTAAAGCATACGTTTATTGAAATCTTATTTTCATTTATTATCATACCAGTCATCATCATGATTTATCTTCGTTTTATTCCTTCTGGCCGGAAAGGTATAATTTATATAGTTTTATGGATTTTCTGCTTTTGGCTTACTGAAGTAATGTTTAAAAAAATGGGGTATTTTGTTTATAATAATGAATGGAATGAATGGTGGTCACTCCTTTTTAACATGATTATGTTCCCAATCTTAAGATTACATAGTAAGAAACCTTTAATAGCCATCATTATATCTGTACCTATCATCTTAATTTTGTTGTTGTTTTTTCATCCTTCCCTAAATGAGATAAAATGA
- a CDS encoding GrpB family protein: MKITLSSYDPKWPLDFELEKKELSGVIGDLDPLIEHIGSTSIRGLSAKPILDIMIGIREESLLDTVASRMAQGAFVYLPIYNEQLPFRRFLIGLKTVNIEFPSVLTKGNFIEIPHGERKSHIHVVPINSDWWNDHLLFRDFLRNSVVDRQLYEKVKQELSLKNWENGNEYASAKTSCIQSILEKARREKTK; the protein is encoded by the coding sequence ATGAAAATCACATTATCTAGCTATGATCCGAAATGGCCATTAGATTTTGAACTAGAAAAAAAGGAACTATCAGGTGTTATTGGAGACTTAGATCCATTGATTGAACATATCGGAAGTACATCAATTCGTGGATTATCGGCGAAACCGATTCTCGATATCATGATCGGCATAAGAGAAGAGTCGCTGCTTGATACTGTTGCGTCAAGGATGGCCCAGGGGGCATTTGTTTATTTGCCGATTTATAATGAACAGCTACCATTTCGCAGATTTTTAATTGGATTGAAAACTGTAAATATAGAATTTCCTAGCGTTTTGACAAAGGGAAATTTTATTGAAATTCCACATGGAGAACGAAAGTCGCATATACATGTTGTACCCATTAACAGTGATTGGTGGAATGATCATCTTTTATTCCGAGATTTTTTAAGGAATTCAGTTGTTGATCGTCAATTATATGAAAAAGTCAAACAAGAGCTATCGTTAAAGAATTGGGAAAATGGAAATGAATATGCTAGTGCAAAAACAAGCTGTATTCAATCAATATTAGAAAAAGCACGTAGAGAAAAAACAAAATAA
- a CDS encoding ABC transporter ATP-binding protein — translation MDTFKKLKSFYLPYKKYFLWSLFFVLFITTITVIYPIVLQLTIDEIVLKEQYEYIPWIVAGFLSLMAIKGVSAFFHQYLGDMFGIQSVYRLRNELYEKLQRLPFMYYDNAKTGDLMSRLTADVEGFRFFLSFGFSELVRFLLLICGTLTVMFIYSVPLTLVTIAALPFLAIAVYQFDKRVHPAFRKIRESFGKLNTNVQENISGIQTVKALSRENFEISKFNDANGHYKEKNLSTSLVWAKYFPLMELIGNICVVALLAYGSVLVMRGGLQPGELVAFFSLVWYLMMPIMHLGFVINLFSQSKASGERLLEILEADETIRNKENTVTVPALEGHVSFKNVSLRYQKEDALALNNVSFTACSGKTIGLIGATGSGKTSLTQLMTRFYTPTTGEIFIDGRDITDYPLKTLRSNVGVVLQESFLFSSTIRANISYGRPDSTMETIIDAAKRAQAHEFIMELPDGYDTMLGERGMGLSGGQKQRIAIARAICMNPSILILDDSTSAVDMTTEFNIQKELKEVMKGRTTFIIAHRISSLKHADEILVLENGSIVERGTHDELVTKQGYYKRIFDIQYKDQKAVLQSTVG, via the coding sequence ATGGATACCTTTAAAAAGTTGAAATCCTTTTATTTGCCTTATAAAAAGTATTTCCTATGGTCATTGTTTTTTGTTTTATTTATAACAACGATTACTGTTATTTATCCAATTGTTCTACAGCTAACAATTGATGAAATTGTATTAAAAGAGCAATATGAATATATTCCATGGATTGTTGCTGGTTTTTTATCCTTAATGGCAATAAAAGGAGTGTCCGCATTTTTTCATCAGTACTTAGGGGATATGTTTGGAATTCAATCGGTCTATAGGCTACGTAATGAATTATATGAAAAATTACAGCGATTACCTTTTATGTATTATGACAATGCAAAAACGGGAGATTTAATGTCAAGGCTTACTGCAGATGTAGAGGGGTTCCGCTTTTTCTTATCATTTGGTTTCTCTGAGCTTGTTCGGTTTCTTTTATTAATCTGTGGAACATTAACTGTTATGTTTATCTACTCTGTTCCATTAACATTGGTTACGATAGCAGCCTTACCATTTTTAGCAATAGCCGTTTACCAATTTGACAAAAGAGTGCATCCTGCTTTTCGAAAAATAAGAGAGTCTTTTGGTAAATTAAATACGAATGTGCAAGAAAATATTAGTGGTATACAAACGGTTAAGGCACTTTCGCGAGAAAATTTCGAAATATCAAAATTTAATGATGCAAATGGTCATTATAAAGAAAAGAATTTGTCCACTTCATTAGTATGGGCGAAGTATTTTCCACTAATGGAGTTAATAGGTAATATTTGTGTAGTAGCTTTATTGGCTTATGGAAGCGTTCTCGTCATGAGGGGAGGACTACAACCAGGTGAACTTGTCGCGTTTTTTAGTTTGGTTTGGTATTTGATGATGCCTATCATGCACCTTGGTTTTGTAATAAACCTGTTTTCGCAATCAAAGGCTTCTGGTGAGCGCTTACTAGAGATTCTTGAAGCAGATGAAACGATAAGAAACAAGGAGAATACTGTCACGGTTCCAGCATTAGAAGGTCATGTATCGTTTAAGAATGTTAGTCTTCGCTATCAAAAAGAAGACGCCTTAGCACTTAATAATGTGTCATTTACAGCATGCTCTGGTAAAACGATCGGGCTTATAGGAGCAACGGGATCAGGAAAAACTAGTTTAACTCAATTAATGACAAGGTTTTATACTCCGACTACTGGAGAGATTTTTATTGATGGTAGGGATATAACCGATTATCCCTTAAAAACACTACGTTCTAATGTGGGAGTTGTGTTACAGGAATCGTTTTTATTTTCATCAACGATTAGAGCAAATATTTCCTATGGCAGACCAGACTCAACAATGGAAACAATAATTGATGCAGCAAAAAGAGCTCAAGCACATGAATTTATTATGGAACTTCCTGATGGTTACGATACAATGCTTGGTGAACGAGGTATGGGTTTATCAGGAGGACAAAAGCAACGAATCGCCATTGCTCGGGCAATTTGTATGAATCCCAGCATTTTAATCTTAGATGATTCTACAAGTGCTGTTGATATGACGACAGAGTTTAATATACAAAAAGAGTTAAAAGAAGTCATGAAGGGAAGAACAACTTTCATAATTGCTCATCGAATTTCATCGTTAAAGCATGCTGACGAAATACTCGTTCTTGAAAATGGCTCAATTGTTGAAAGAGGAACACATGATGAGTTAGTGACGAAGCAAGGCTATTATAAGAGAATCTTTGATATACAATACAAGGACCAGAAGGCTGTACTTCAGTCTACTGTGGGGTAG
- a CDS encoding ABC transporter ATP-binding protein: MGNQDKKVLIKERFQYSTDTIIEKPFNWKQMWRLLSYLKPYSKNVLPLAFLAVIVSAVVRLTAPILIGKYTLDHAIKNNDMNLLTILVITIAAMYILSYIANRFRIKWMNLLGQNVIYDIRRHLFTHVQSLSHRFFDQRSAGSILVRIMNDINSLQELFTSGVINLLMDFFLLIGVVVLLFTLSPELTLAILVIVPVMFFISTSLRKKIRRSWQTVRLKQSKLNSHLNESIQGIRVTQSFTQEAENIEFFDGVNTENFQSWRNATKRNAMFTPMVEMTNAIGTAILIWYGATLIADGSLTIGTFVSFAFYLGMFWEPISRLGQVYNQLLMGMASSERIFEFIDEKPLVAESKNPIFLSDMKGQIEFESVEFAYDASRKALNDISLTIEAGQTVALVGHTGSGKTTIANLISRFYDATGGVVKVDGIPIKDLSIEELRAQISVVLQDTFIFSGTIIDNIRFGRPTATDQEVVEAAKAVGADDFIQNLSNGYLTEVEERGNVLSVGERQLISFARALLANPTIIILDEATASIDTETEIKIQNAMKTLLKGRTAIMIAHRLSTIREADNIIVLDHGNIMEQGNHDELMEQRGIYYELVKAQFNMLEVG; encoded by the coding sequence ATGGGAAATCAAGATAAGAAGGTACTTATTAAGGAAAGGTTTCAATATTCGACTGATACAATCATCGAAAAGCCCTTTAACTGGAAGCAGATGTGGAGGCTTTTAAGTTATTTAAAGCCTTATTCAAAAAACGTGTTACCATTAGCTTTTCTTGCCGTTATTGTATCGGCTGTTGTACGATTAACAGCTCCTATATTAATAGGAAAATATACGCTTGACCATGCAATTAAGAATAATGATATGAATCTATTAACGATACTCGTCATAACGATTGCAGCAATGTACATTTTATCCTATATTGCAAACAGGTTTCGAATTAAGTGGATGAATTTGCTTGGACAAAATGTTATTTATGATATTAGGAGACATTTATTTACTCATGTTCAATCTCTGTCTCACCGTTTTTTTGATCAACGATCTGCAGGATCAATTTTAGTTCGCATTATGAACGATATAAACTCATTACAAGAACTGTTTACTAGTGGAGTAATTAATTTATTAATGGACTTTTTCTTGCTCATTGGGGTTGTTGTGCTATTGTTTACTTTGAGTCCAGAGCTAACACTAGCAATCTTGGTTATCGTTCCGGTTATGTTTTTTATTTCGACTAGCTTAAGAAAAAAGATTCGTCGCTCGTGGCAGACAGTAAGACTAAAGCAGTCTAAGCTAAACTCTCATTTAAATGAGTCCATCCAAGGTATACGTGTTACACAATCCTTCACCCAAGAAGCAGAAAACATCGAATTCTTTGATGGAGTTAATACGGAAAATTTTCAATCATGGAGAAATGCGACTAAAAGAAATGCGATGTTTACGCCTATGGTGGAGATGACCAATGCAATTGGTACAGCAATTTTAATCTGGTACGGAGCTACGCTCATTGCAGACGGGTCATTGACGATCGGGACATTTGTTTCCTTTGCTTTTTACTTAGGAATGTTTTGGGAACCAATTTCAAGACTTGGTCAGGTGTATAATCAGCTATTAATGGGGATGGCTTCATCAGAGAGAATATTCGAATTTATCGATGAAAAACCGCTTGTCGCAGAATCAAAAAACCCAATTTTCTTGTCTGATATGAAAGGCCAAATTGAGTTTGAGTCAGTTGAATTTGCATATGATGCATCAAGAAAGGCACTTAACGATATCTCACTTACGATCGAAGCCGGGCAAACTGTAGCATTAGTTGGTCATACAGGTTCGGGAAAAACAACAATTGCAAACTTAATTAGCCGTTTTTATGATGCGACTGGTGGTGTGGTGAAAGTTGACGGGATTCCGATTAAGGACCTTTCAATTGAAGAACTGAGAGCACAGATTAGTGTTGTTCTACAGGATACATTTATTTTCTCAGGTACGATTATTGATAATATTAGATTCGGTCGTCCAACAGCTACGGACCAAGAAGTTGTTGAAGCTGCAAAAGCAGTAGGCGCAGACGATTTTATTCAAAACCTATCGAATGGATACTTAACAGAGGTTGAGGAAAGAGGGAATGTTTTATCTGTAGGTGAACGCCAGTTGATTTCATTCGCAAGGGCGTTGCTTGCTAATCCAACGATTATCATATTAGATGAAGCAACAGCGAGCATTGATACAGAGACAGAAATTAAAATCCAAAATGCGATGAAAACATTATTAAAAGGGCGCACAGCGATCATGATTGCCCATCGCCTTTCAACAATTCGGGAGGCAGATAATATTATTGTGCTCGATCATGGAAATATCATGGAACAAGGAAATCACGATGAGTTAATGGAACAAAGAGGGATTTATTATGAGCTTGTTAAAGCCCAGTTTAATATGCTTGAGGTTGGATAA
- a CDS encoding LacI family DNA-binding transcriptional regulator → MITMKDIAERAKVSIATVSYVLNESGNVGEDTKKKVLEVIKELNYRPNLIAKSLKMKKTNTIGVIVEDITVFNAPNIIDGINENAEKLGLSILLTNMRLEKRVSNNQNDPDLVKQIIKKIMDELVSKKVDGIIYVGLHPRDVTESIPETDIPILFTYCYTKKQEHCSINYNDEQAAYEATNYFVSKGHKKIALISGHIDSMSSHSRYSGYYKSIKKHNLLFNPTYIKTGDWRFDSGYSLTKELLETKDLPTAILAMNDQMAIGAIRACNDLGYRVPDDISIIGFDNREFGAYYSPKLTTMSLPLRRMGLLAIETINHLISGSPTDSNKLKTTLSCELIERDSVCPPNGLS, encoded by the coding sequence ATGATAACAATGAAGGATATTGCTGAACGAGCAAAGGTTTCGATAGCTACTGTTTCATACGTTCTTAATGAAAGCGGTAACGTAGGGGAGGATACCAAAAAGAAAGTGTTAGAAGTTATAAAGGAATTAAATTATCGTCCGAACCTAATTGCCAAAAGCTTAAAAATGAAAAAAACAAATACAATTGGAGTTATTGTTGAAGATATAACAGTTTTCAATGCCCCTAATATAATCGATGGAATAAATGAAAATGCCGAAAAACTTGGTCTTTCCATTTTATTAACAAATATGCGTTTAGAAAAGCGAGTAAGCAATAACCAAAATGATCCAGATCTAGTGAAACAGATCATAAAAAAAATAATGGATGAATTGGTGAGTAAAAAAGTGGATGGAATCATTTATGTTGGCCTGCATCCAAGAGATGTAACTGAAAGTATTCCAGAAACAGATATTCCTATATTGTTTACATACTGTTATACAAAAAAACAAGAGCATTGCTCAATCAATTATAATGATGAGCAAGCAGCCTATGAAGCGACGAATTACTTTGTTTCAAAGGGTCATAAAAAAATAGCCTTAATTAGTGGTCATATTGACTCGATGTCTTCTCATTCAAGGTATTCAGGTTACTATAAATCAATCAAAAAACATAATCTCTTATTTAACCCTACCTATATAAAGACAGGGGATTGGCGATTTGATTCAGGATATTCCTTGACAAAAGAACTGCTTGAAACAAAAGATCTCCCAACAGCTATTCTTGCGATGAATGATCAGATGGCAATAGGTGCGATCCGTGCTTGCAATGATTTAGGTTATAGAGTTCCAGATGATATTTCAATCATCGGATTTGATAACAGAGAATTTGGTGCTTACTATTCTCCTAAACTTACAACAATGAGTCTTCCCCTACGAAGAATGGGATTATTAGCTATTGAAACGATTAATCATTTAATTAGTGGAAGTCCAACGGATAGTAACAAATTAAAAACCACCTTAAGCTGTGAATTAATTGAAAGAGATTCAGTCTGCCCACCTAATGGTCTCTCATAG
- a CDS encoding glycoside hydrolase family 127 protein: MKIEQKGKSNVKITDSFWKKRLEVIRDHVIPYQWEALNDRIPDTAPSHAIENFRLVAGEVEGEFFGMVFQDSDVAKWIEAVAFSLENEPNEELEQIVDEVVALLGRAQDENGYLNTYYQVKEPKNRWTNLRDNHELYCAGHLIEAAVAYYQATGKREFLDIVCQYADHIASVFGPEEHKLKGYPGHQEIELALVKLYDVTANENYLNLSKYFIDERGKQPHYFDLEKNERNETKPFWFNDDYAYHQAHKPVREQKEAVGHAVRAVYMYTAMADLASKTNDESLKKACEALWDNVTQKQMYITAGIGSMVFGEAFSFDYDLPNDLSYTETCASIGLVFWANRMLNLEINRKYADVLETALYNGTISGMELDGKKFFYVNPLEVQPDASEKRNDKRHIKPVRQKWFGCACCPPNIARLVASIGHYIYTQKENELFVHLYMGHETQIDIAGNQIGIVQKTNYPWDGNISINVSPKSDQQFTISLRIPGWSKGAVVKVNGEIVDHEPLMKNGYVYINRIWSENDQVELALQMVIERIQANPLVRNNNGKVALQRGPIVYCLEEVDNGKNLPSIFLPRDAELKAKFEEDLLEGIVIISGQAERIEEAGWEDKLYRPVDDHTRKVEIKAVPYYAWCNRQPGEMIVWVNEKR; the protein is encoded by the coding sequence ATGAAAATCGAACAAAAAGGAAAATCAAATGTTAAAATCACTGATAGCTTTTGGAAAAAACGTCTTGAGGTTATTCGCGACCATGTCATTCCTTATCAATGGGAAGCTCTAAACGATCGTATTCCTGACACAGCTCCGAGTCATGCAATTGAGAATTTCCGTCTTGTTGCTGGGGAAGTTGAAGGTGAATTTTTTGGGATGGTGTTCCAAGATAGTGATGTTGCAAAATGGATTGAAGCTGTTGCGTTTAGCTTAGAAAATGAACCGAACGAGGAGCTTGAGCAAATCGTTGATGAAGTTGTTGCTTTATTAGGAAGAGCCCAAGATGAAAACGGATACTTAAACACGTATTATCAAGTGAAAGAACCAAAAAACCGCTGGACAAATTTACGTGATAATCATGAATTATATTGTGCAGGTCACTTAATTGAAGCAGCAGTTGCTTATTATCAGGCAACTGGCAAAAGGGAATTTTTAGATATTGTGTGTCAATATGCTGACCATATTGCTTCGGTATTTGGACCTGAAGAGCATAAACTAAAAGGATACCCGGGACATCAAGAGATTGAATTAGCTCTTGTTAAATTATATGATGTGACAGCTAACGAAAACTACTTAAATTTAAGTAAATATTTCATTGATGAACGTGGAAAACAGCCACATTATTTTGATCTTGAGAAAAATGAAAGAAATGAAACCAAACCATTTTGGTTCAATGATGACTATGCCTACCATCAAGCACATAAGCCAGTGAGAGAGCAAAAAGAAGCAGTTGGTCATGCTGTTCGAGCGGTATATATGTACACAGCAATGGCAGATCTTGCATCTAAAACCAATGATGAATCCTTGAAAAAAGCGTGTGAGGCCTTATGGGATAACGTGACTCAAAAGCAAATGTATATAACAGCAGGAATTGGTTCAATGGTATTTGGTGAGGCGTTCTCATTTGATTATGACTTACCAAATGATCTTTCTTATACTGAAACATGTGCTTCTATCGGTCTTGTTTTTTGGGCAAATCGTATGCTTAATCTTGAGATAAATCGTAAATATGCTGATGTCCTAGAAACAGCTTTATATAACGGAACAATAAGTGGAATGGAATTAGATGGGAAGAAATTCTTTTATGTGAACCCATTAGAAGTTCAGCCAGACGCTAGTGAAAAACGAAACGACAAGAGGCATATTAAGCCTGTCCGTCAAAAATGGTTCGGCTGTGCTTGCTGTCCTCCAAATATTGCGAGATTAGTAGCGTCAATTGGACATTATATATACACTCAAAAAGAAAATGAACTATTCGTCCATTTATATATGGGACATGAAACACAAATCGACATAGCAGGCAATCAAATAGGTATTGTTCAAAAAACAAACTATCCTTGGGATGGTAATATATCAATCAATGTTTCTCCTAAATCTGATCAACAATTCACCATATCACTTCGTATTCCTGGCTGGTCAAAAGGCGCAGTTGTAAAAGTAAATGGAGAAATTGTCGATCATGAGCCGTTAATGAAAAATGGCTATGTCTATATTAATCGTATTTGGAGTGAAAACGATCAAGTAGAATTAGCACTCCAAATGGTCATAGAACGGATCCAAGCTAATCCACTTGTTCGCAATAATAATGGAAAAGTAGCTCTTCAACGTGGCCCTATTGTCTACTGTCTAGAGGAAGTTGATAACGGAAAAAACTTACCTAGTATCTTCCTTCCAAGAGATGCCGAATTAAAAGCAAAATTTGAAGAGGATTTACTCGAAGGAATTGTGATCATTTCAGGTCAAGCTGAACGAATAGAGGAGGCTGGTTGGGAAGATAAATTATATCGACCTGTAGATGATCACACACGTAAGGTAGAAATTAAAGCAGTCCCTTACTATGCATGGTGTAATCGTCAACCAGGTGAAATGATTGTTTGGGTGAATGAGAAGAGATAA
- a CDS encoding CitMHS family transporter, which yields MLALLGFLMVFVFMFLIMTGRLSALIALIVIPVLFAVIGGFASDLGPMLIDGINQLAPTGVMLMFAILYFGIMIDAGLFDPVVGAILKAVKGDPLKIIVGTAVLALVVSLDGDGTTTYMITISAMLPLYQRLGMNPLMLPCIAIMGVGVTNLTPWGGPTARAVSALKLDMSEVFVPLVPAMIGGAIWVIFVAYLFGLKERKRVGILEMSKLPKQQLMVASQQAATVEMQEEKRPKLLWVNFGLTVLLLTGLIMGVMPLPALFMIGFAVAILINYPNLDDQKERIKAHAGNVLSVVSLVFAAGAFTGILSGTEMVDAMANSLVSLIPDALGSYLPVITGITSMPFTFFMSNDAYYFGMLPIIAEAATAYGIDPVEIARASLVGQPVHLLSPLVASTYLLVGMSKVDFGEFQKFTIKWTVGTSLVMLAVSIVFGVVSI from the coding sequence ATGTTAGCATTACTAGGCTTTTTAATGGTTTTTGTGTTTATGTTTTTAATTATGACTGGGAGACTTTCGGCATTAATTGCTTTAATCGTAATACCTGTGCTATTTGCAGTAATTGGAGGTTTTGCATCAGATTTAGGACCTATGTTAATTGATGGAATTAATCAATTGGCACCTACTGGTGTAATGCTCATGTTTGCTATCTTGTATTTTGGAATAATGATTGATGCAGGTTTATTTGATCCTGTAGTAGGTGCCATTCTAAAAGCAGTAAAAGGTGATCCGCTAAAAATTATCGTAGGAACTGCTGTTTTGGCGTTAGTCGTATCATTAGATGGTGATGGAACGACAACCTATATGATTACAATTTCTGCAATGCTTCCACTCTATCAAAGGCTTGGAATGAATCCTTTAATGTTACCTTGTATCGCAATTATGGGAGTTGGTGTGACAAATCTTACTCCATGGGGTGGTCCGACTGCAAGAGCAGTTAGTGCGTTAAAATTAGATATGTCAGAAGTTTTTGTACCACTTGTTCCTGCAATGATTGGTGGGGCTATATGGGTTATTTTTGTTGCTTATTTATTCGGCTTAAAGGAGAGAAAACGAGTTGGGATTTTGGAAATGTCAAAATTACCTAAACAACAACTAATGGTAGCTTCGCAACAAGCAGCAACAGTTGAAATGCAAGAGGAAAAGCGTCCAAAACTTTTATGGGTAAATTTTGGATTAACTGTTCTCCTTTTAACTGGATTAATAATGGGTGTTATGCCATTACCAGCATTATTTATGATCGGATTTGCAGTTGCTATTTTGATAAACTACCCTAATTTAGACGATCAGAAGGAAAGAATTAAAGCACATGCAGGTAATGTATTATCTGTTGTATCTCTAGTGTTCGCAGCAGGTGCCTTCACTGGAATCCTATCTGGTACAGAAATGGTGGATGCGATGGCAAATAGCTTAGTTTCTTTAATACCTGATGCTCTTGGTTCATATTTGCCGGTGATTACTGGTATTACGAGCATGCCGTTTACATTTTTTATGTCAAATGATGCTTATTATTTTGGGATGCTCCCAATCATCGCGGAAGCAGCAACAGCATATGGAATCGACCCTGTTGAGATAGCTCGAGCATCACTCGTAGGTCAGCCTGTTCATTTATTAAGCCCATTAGTTGCATCTACCTATTTATTGGTCGGGATGTCGAAAGTCGATTTTGGCGAGTTTCAAAAATTCACGATAAAATGGACCGTTGGAACATCACTTGTTATGTTAGCTGTCTCGATTGTTTTCGGTGTGGTCTCTATATAA
- a CDS encoding ATP-binding protein: protein MHKFKKITLQTKVLGLISTLILLIIILLASIFAYLQSVDTRDQVEQLALQSAKTISLMPELKVAIEKNDLEAHFRPIAEQVKDQVHADNIIIENRKEIIYSHADPSQVGEKSLDHTNYHALIFGGSNNFEVYRESGSILSGKVPIIGDYGDYTRVIGTVSVEFLEKDIYKNIVSRIKTIITASMLVLILGIIGGIYLTKSIRKDTLGLEPHEISSLYRERSAILLSIKEGIIAIDQKGLLTLINHSAKMMLNFYEDDYIGQHIQNVLPNVKIDEVLRSGKTLHNIEVTINDKMFIFNLIPIIENSQVVGVVSSFRDKTELKKLIDTITEVRDYSEGLRAQTHEYSNKLYLLSGYLQLERYQDAFEFIQKESTIHHHRNRIIFNQIHDPNVQAILLGKLGKASEKKMILEIDPDSYVDLLPKHIEVADIITIIGNLIDNAFDAVAHQAEKKVTFSITSLGNDIIIEVTDNGKGVTEDKIDSLFSLGFSSKGEDRGYGLFNVKHIVESLAGTIEVTNEKNGGAIFTVYLPKKV from the coding sequence ATGCACAAATTTAAAAAGATCACACTTCAAACAAAAGTATTAGGTTTAATCAGTACATTAATTCTGTTAATTATCATACTTCTAGCAAGCATATTTGCTTATCTACAATCGGTTGATACGAGAGATCAAGTTGAACAATTAGCCTTACAATCTGCAAAAACAATTTCACTAATGCCAGAACTTAAAGTTGCGATAGAAAAAAATGACCTTGAAGCTCATTTTCGCCCGATCGCTGAGCAAGTAAAAGATCAAGTCCATGCGGACAATATCATTATCGAAAATCGTAAGGAAATCATCTATTCCCATGCAGATCCGAGTCAGGTTGGTGAGAAAAGTTTAGACCATACAAATTATCACGCGTTAATTTTTGGAGGATCAAACAATTTTGAAGTTTATCGAGAAAGTGGTTCGATTTTAAGTGGTAAGGTACCTATTATCGGAGACTATGGAGATTACACTCGTGTTATTGGAACAGTATCAGTTGAGTTTTTGGAAAAAGATATTTATAAAAATATAGTGAGCAGAATCAAAACTATTATAACAGCATCTATGCTTGTTTTAATTTTAGGAATAATCGGTGGTATTTACCTAACAAAAAGTATTAGAAAAGATACTCTGGGACTTGAACCACATGAGATTTCGTCATTATATAGAGAAAGAAGTGCAATTCTCTTATCAATTAAAGAAGGTATTATTGCAATTGATCAAAAAGGGTTATTAACGCTGATCAATCATTCTGCAAAAATGATGTTGAATTTTTATGAAGATGACTATATAGGTCAACATATTCAAAATGTCCTGCCAAATGTGAAAATAGATGAAGTATTAAGATCTGGAAAAACCCTTCATAATATCGAGGTTACAATTAATGATAAAATGTTTATCTTTAATTTAATCCCAATCATTGAAAATAGTCAGGTTGTTGGAGTTGTGTCAAGTTTCCGTGATAAAACGGAATTAAAAAAGTTAATCGATACAATAACTGAGGTTCGCGATTATTCAGAAGGGCTTAGGGCGCAAACTCATGAATATTCAAATAAATTATACTTATTATCAGGATACCTGCAATTAGAACGTTATCAAGATGCATTTGAATTTATTCAAAAAGAATCTACCATCCATCACCATCGGAACAGGATAATATTTAATCAAATTCATGATCCTAATGTACAAGCGATTCTGTTGGGAAAACTTGGAAAAGCCTCAGAAAAGAAAATGATTCTTGAAATCGATCCTGATAGTTATGTAGATCTCTTACCTAAACATATAGAAGTAGCAGATATTATTACAATCATCGGTAATCTAATTGATAATGCGTTTGATGCAGTTGCTCATCAGGCAGAGAAAAAAGTGACTTTTTCGATTACGAGTCTTGGTAACGATATTATTATTGAAGTAACGGATAACGGAAAAGGAGTAACTGAGGATAAAATCGACTCCTTGTTTTCTTTAGGGTTCTCGTCTAAAGGTGAAGATAGAGGCTATGGCTTATTCAATGTTAAACACATTGTTGAATCATTGGCTGGAACAATTGAAGTGACGAATGAAAAAAATGGAGGAGCTATTTTTACTGTATACCTTCCCAAAAAGGTTTAG